CAGCCAACTTTACCAACAAAGACTGTTTCATGCACATCAGTCAACAAACTTTTGGTCAACTATGGACCTATGGTAAACTCCTCTGGACTAAAATCCGCTCCTAAATTTTTTCTTCCTATTCAAGTTACAAGAAATTAAGTTAACTATAGTCACTGTTCGATGACTATGAACTTATATTCTGGGCCAAACATACCAATCGCATTACTGATAAGGTTGTCTTTTTGTTTAGTAGTCACTGATAGGATCACCTCATCTTACCACCTCCTTGAATGGACTATTTGGAAAACTAATTTGATACCTTAAGATAACTGGGCATACATCATTCATTGTCTGTTAGCAGCTTGTCAGTTCTAAAGTGCGTAGTTTCCTAATCTGGGAGGATGAGAAACTGTGGGTACATGTTTCTGGAACCGTGCGTAGTTTCCTAAACTGTGGGTACACGCATCCAACACCGTGTAACTATGAGCGTACCTTTCTGGAACCGAAGGTGGACAGTTGTGAAAGTAACCTCTGTGTGTTCTTATCCTTATTCTGTGATAGCAGCCCTGTGACAAATAATAGTACCGTATATTTATCTCTCATAATCCAATGCTCAATATGACATTGTTTTCGAGGCCTCTTTACAATTACCGGCAAAAGCTTCTTTCTGAAGCTCGATATGTGTTACTCACCATTCATGGTCCAAAATGAGTTCGCCGAACTTGAAGTAGGAATAGAAATATTAAAGGCCACATACACGCTTGCTGCCTAATTGAATTCCGAAACTCAGCTGTGCCTTCTTTTTCTGTGGCAGAGGATCTGGACAAGCTGCGGGAGATGGAAATGTTCCGTGAGAATGGCAGGGATGGGGTTTGGACTGTGATGGCGAATGTGATGGACCCAGAGAGTTTGCACCGAGCtttcaacggctgtgttggtGTCTTCCATACCTCATCACTCGTGGATCCAGGGGGCATATCTGGCTACACGGTGAGCTACTCAACCTATATCAATCTTCTACATATATGTCCTTGAACAGAAAGTCCATCATGAAAGAATCATCCATGCAAAGGTAAGCCAGATAAGTTTGTCTGCTTATTTTGTTTGTCTGCAGAAGAAAGATGCTGTTTTGACAGTGTCATTTCTCCTACATCCCGACTTATGACGCAAAAACATTTGTATTGGCCTTTCAAGGAAGACAAGGTGTACATTATGGCACATGCTGATGTCATCTTGATAAGGACTAATTAATTGATTAGGTGCAATAGAAGGTACTAGTGTTCTAAAAGTATAAATTTACCTAGTGATAATGACAAAGGTTCAGCACATCTAACAGATAACACCACAATCATATTAAATCAGTCAGTTGGTTGTCACTGCAGATCACTGCAGAGAGATGAAATTTCATAGCTAATAGACTAATACATGTACGCCATGCGCTCAGTAACTATGCAAGTTGACAACGCCTATCTTGGTTGGCAGGGTGTTCACCTCTGATGTGAGTCCTTCTACCAACCATTGATTTATGAACTCCATGAGGCTACCACAAAATTGATATTATAGTAGGCTTTTGTGTAGTACTCAACCTCATTTCACTGCTGGAGCTTGTCTTGTTCAGTTTCTTTCGCATTTTCCTGTAGCCATATATGATATACGTGACCAAAGCATCAAAGAATGTTCTGAATTAACCATTGCAAtaagaagtaaaaaaaaatagtgaatCAGCGGGCTGGATATTCTCATCTGAATATATATTACTGAAAAGGATAAAGCAATAAGAAATAACCATCCATCTATTTGCTAAAGATACCTAGTTCAAAAACAGTGGTTGTATAGGTGCCTGGTGAGTAGTGAGACTCCAAATGTACATGTTCATGATGGGAAATGGGTTGAATGTAGTAGTCCAAATCAAGTCCCGAAATGATTGCAAATATAAGTTATATTCTTGTAAGTGTTCGAAAGTGGAACTACCAAATCCACTCAGATTAGTGTTGTGGGCCTCCGTTAGATCAGATGTTGCCACCACATCCTTTATTAGACTCATCATAGATATGGATTTAGCTCTTGCTGCTCTGGCTTTTTTTATACCACTCTTTGTCTTGTTCGTCTTATTATCTTGGTTTTACTTACACTTAAGAAAGAACGTCTGATGAAACATGTTTTAGGTTCATCATACCATAAAATGTGATTCCCAACTGCAGCTTACATTTCTCACCATGCAAAGCATCTAGCCTGAATATGAAGTCCACATGCCCTTTACTTGGATCTATATGTATAACAACCTATGCTTGAGATGCAGCTAATTTGAATGTACATATGAAAGGGATCATAGGGTTCTTTCGGTTTTAATTTAAAGCTCATCCAGTTGACTTAACAGTATGAACATTTGAGCACTGTCTCTGCTTTTCAAACGCAATAGCTCACAGTGCTTTAAGGTAGCAGCTTTGGGATTAATAACAAGTTGATCTGATAAATTTATTGGTACTGTCATGTCCTCTCTTTTTTGACATTCTCTGCCAAATCCATGTTAGTTTCGCATCTGAAAGTTTCGGATAGCTCTTCCACTCGTACTGGATTGCAGCATGCCCCCAAAAATTACTTTGTATAAAATATCAGATAAAAGTTAACTTTACTTTGCAGTAGGCCCCGGGGGTCTCCCCTTTTCGGAAAACCAAAAACTTTGCAGTAGGCCACTGGCCATCAGTGTTGATCCGGTGTTCTGCCCTTCAGTTTTTCTCTGTCAAAAGCCAGCAGTTCTAGTCTTCTAAAGCAattttctttgtgttcttGTCTACAAATTATGCTGAATTCTCAGTTTTATGATTCCTTTTGAAGAACTAATGATGGAACATAGTATGTTCCGTGCAAGATTGCTAGTTGGGCACTCACAATCGCACTTTTGTGAGCATGGACCATGCCAAACCACTGAATTGAGAAAACCAAAGGCATCATTGTTTGCAACTGGTTGATTAGATGTCCTGCTGTAAATGGCACGGGGCAATATCTGGTAGCTGAAGTGCACTTGCAAGAGATAGTAGTTGGCATGATTACTCTGTATATAATCCGCTAAGTCAAGTCATGTATTGAAATTCTATTCCTGAAAAGGCACTGTAATGATTACTTCTGCGACCTTGAAAGTAAAGTACACCATCTGGGCTTTACAAACAGCCTCTCGGAATGTTAATCTGGGCTTTTACAAACAGCCTCTCGGAATGTTAATCTGGGCTTTACAAACAGCCTCTCGGAATGTTAACTGGGCTTTACAAACAGCCTTTCAGAATGTTAATCTGGGCTTTACAAACAGCCTCTCAGAATGTTAATCTGGGCTTTACAAACAGGCTCTTGGAATATTAATCTGGGCTTAATTCAAAATTGCCTCTGCGTTGCTTAACTTGTCCAATGTTAATCTGAACAGAAACACATGGCGAGTCTGGAAACCAAAGCGGCAGAACGAGTGGTTGAAGCGTGCGTGAGGACGGAGTCCGTGAGGAAGTGCGTCTTCACCTCGTCATTGTTGGCCTGCGTGTGGAGGCAGAGCTACCCTCAGCACCGTCGGTTTCCCACCACTGTTGACGAGAACTGCTGGAGCGACGAGACCTTCTGCCGTGACAACAAGGTGAGTTGCATAGAGTAGAAAACAATGGCGCACTAAGCCATTCCGTCCTGTTGCACTAAATTGCAACATGATCTTTTttgcaaacaaaatcaatAGGCAATGTAAGGATgtgatctggatctccttttgttttccagCTGTGGTTTGCGCTTGGCAAGACAATGGCAGAGAAAGCGGCGTGGAGGGCGGCACGGGGCAGAGACCTGAAGCTGGTGACGATCTGCCCTGCACTGGTGACCGGGCCGGGGTTCCGGAGAAGGAACTCCACCCCCTCCATCGCTTACCTCAAAGGAGCGCACGCCATGGTGGCGGAGGGCCTGCTGGCGACAACGGATGTGGAGCAGGTGGCGGAGGCACATGTCCGTGTGTACGAGGCGATGAACGGTACTGCTGGTGGGAGGTACATCTGCTACGACCACATTGTGCGGCGTGCTGAGGAGTTCGTCGAGCTGGAGCTCCAGCTGGGGCTCCAGGCCAGGGCACCACCCCCGCACGATGAGCAAGCGGCCACGGCCATAGCCACGCCGTCGTTTGAGCTCTGCAACAGGAAGCTGACGAGGCTGGTGTCCTCACGGCGACGGTGCACCCACGATGCCTACCTCTCGGTGTCATATGACTAAGCTGACCGGAGGAAGAGAAGACGATGTGGAATGGCGGGCGTGCGTGGTGTTTGTACAGAGTTCTGCCACCGCGTTCCCTTCAGTAATAAAGCTGAGCCAGCCAGATATAGATAGATCATATAGATgtacagagaaaaaaaaatcgttgACCTACAGAGGTTTGGCTTTCAATGGGATCCAATGAGATCGATCTAGGCATGTGGTGATGACCACGAGCTGAAACACTTGCACCTGCACTGAATCCAATGAAATCTAGGCATGAGGATTTCTGCTTGTGCTAAGATGTGATCGTTCTGAACCTCTGTCCAATGGAAACCAATATACAATCCTCCATGTTTCTGCCAATTTACCAGGATCCTTCTTGGAAAGACTATCAATATTGTTCATGGTCCGACAGCACCCGGTTCCCGGCTGACTTGCCAGTCTGCAAGCAAGGCATGGGAGGCACGGTGGGCGTATACAGCTCCCCAAAGGCCTGCCAGCAGaaggggctgctgctgctgctgctgctgctgcacgggTGGTGCCCTGGCAGCACCATTAGGGGCTGGAGCTGTATCCCGGCCATGGTAATCTCTGAGCACGGGGCGCTGTCACTGCACGCGAAATGGGTGGCCTTCGTCGTGTAGGTGCCCCTGATGTTCTCGTACTGGACGCCTGAAACCACCACCGCCGAGGACTGGTTCGTGCATGCCCCTGCCGCAGCCCTTTTATCACAGTAGAACTGGTCGATCATGATCGGTGTCTGGACCTCCGACACCTGTATGTTTGCAAATCTTATGCCTTGCACCAACCCTGATCCACCCTGTATTTTACAAGACATTTTGTTTAGATAGATGTATGTGTGCATAGCATAGTGGTCCTTGCTGGATGGAATTTTGTTTGTGTAGTCGTATTGTGAATTGTGATTACCTGCCAGGTCTTGATTCTGACACCGGTCATTGTTTTGAACATGCTGACGTCTCTTACAGTGATGTTGGAGACACATGCTTTGGTATTGTACCTTCCTAGTCCTCCAATGCTGATCCCATGGCCTGGTCCACAGTTCGCATTATGTATGCTTATGTCGCTGCAGCCTGTCTGGATGGAAACACAATCATCACCTGCATTGCACAAGGTGTGatgtttctctttctttccacGTAAAGATTTGATCTACAGATTCTTATATACATGGTAGGACATTATGTGATGGCTTCTGGATTAAAATTCTTgttactccatccgtccaacaaaCGATGtgtcaactttgattaaatttgaatgcgtATATAAACTAATTCATGTCTAGATATGTCCAacttttgacaaacttgagacatcttttattggacggaaggagtactatgTTCCACAAGGGTAAGGGTTGGATGCATTAAAATTCCTGAACCAAGTTTTGTGAGGAGCATTACCGCAAGCCAGGTCGGTGTGGTGGATGTTGACGTCTT
The Brachypodium distachyon strain Bd21 chromosome 2, Brachypodium_distachyon_v3.0, whole genome shotgun sequence genome window above contains:
- the LOC100827762 gene encoding polygalacturonase At1g48100; translated protein: MVHNFTISSPENSPNTDGIHLQNYKDVNIHHTDLIKSLRGKKEKHHTLCNAGDDCVSIQTGCSDISIHNANCGPGHGISIGGLGRYNTKACVSNITVRDVSMFKTMTGVRIKTWQGGSGLVQGIRFANIQVSEVQTPIMIDQFYCDKRAAAGACTNQSSAVVVSGVQYENIRGTYTTKATHFACSDSAPCSEITMAGIQLQPLMVLPGHHPCSSSSSSSSPFCWQAFGELYTPTVPPMPCLQTGKSAGNRVLSDHEQY
- the LOC100822743 gene encoding cinnamoyl-CoA reductase-like SNL6, with amino-acid sequence MGVLRSTQSMEAEVEEMRASLLLPPLRRPGAGPPAWGRSGAGSGGAAAKRAQGAEEGAAEARDVCVTGGISFVGLAVVDRLLRHGYTVRLALETQEDLDKLREMEMFRENGRDGVWTVMANVMDPESLHRAFNGCVGVFHTSSLVDPGGISGYTKHMASLETKAAERVVEACVRTESVRKCVFTSSLLACVWRQSYPQHRRFPTTVDENCWSDETFCRDNKLWFALGKTMAEKAAWRAARGRDLKLVTICPALVTGPGFRRRNSTPSIAYLKGAHAMVAEGLLATTDVEQVAEAHVRVYEAMNGTAGGRYICYDHIVRRAEEFVELELQLGLQARAPPPHDEQAATAIATPSFELCNRKLTRLVSSRRRCTHDAYLSVSYD